One Rhizoctonia solani chromosome 1, complete sequence DNA window includes the following coding sequences:
- a CDS encoding Retrovirus-related Pol polyprotein from transposon has translation MPRHSTPRSSVLPRDSIPTDSPNNPFGPTRYSIEQSSPEELVIPQPIQPYESPIKPHASMPALEDPQTGPSSSRRISPHSHKSSSRHSPRLSPLEYEASQEANKLAKPSSSIRKPSPFGHKASSANFQRMIPVFGLPDIEMLEPSSSKPQPSEPMNSHELKRSKGKISEAHISKHRETQAALLDPNDRSFTNDPAIQKYLPYSPSTTLYPLNEESPGEFNYQPDCTQMTSWCRKNPQANSFRKVYRQLGRVFYHVEIPPAHENRYPSPSCEQWASHYFKLLDTVVTFRPTCCITTKLVPAQEINHWPEYGKLHIDLNKLIKRTVHSVYDMEELLPIPEWPEHDCLFTSHSFEVVAVTYRDQMERFIQKLYEILGRQLQTGPPSPVISAGHLSEVEPGQEHLRDRTLQLKQDMTLLVPKSSRASSVTPQEAAQENLLRSLIKPTSQVTIASPLLPDPQVSPPTVTLHTSSSTPPGQPPSSLHSSKASLTVTMQPRYLGPDNGTTLIPSEPLPSPPSSIATSSSRSIPLGRIPEESPHVTLQVPPTLERTERLRREAARSLGPRPPTPRPTIVPSTSSEETLPSSPRGNASVPIAQPSAIPPFNIQALEDYINNLSDGSIDGLSSSESSTGRDQVAPELIAPATPADSITSVSSAATHTMQIPVAQSTPRIRSQVEEDNVRNIPYNPPSSNAARRVSLAGPSIPLRDPPPHADFMNRRSSLGANRRSSGRPAIPAESFTRVSTIPEERSSRLAESAHRRPTSSPESRRTPLSIHTNLPYLQEQPAPVTREEANMSRRGNFLAPLLAPVPQLQVPPAPPIDRTRLPPHIVGRMVSSRRFSELFNDPPPRDQLRDRLAPIAEGGGGNDPPYDSKEGDFDNSGRRRNNPPRRNGGGPPNDPEDPGNEPYAQANAARARPFNPAPVHFDTKLKPDIIPEWDGDTKKLLRWMTSINNIAEYSSYTRIQLGQQIPLRFTGRALRWFNALDKDYRQIITEDWPALRQAITIHFMNRTFLNRSKNEAMRIRFRDKDHSEETPEDYVIRKMEALTIVSDWTDSELIFEIMNGAPKSWTTHIDTSRIVTWEDFLDKIAWHEEDLLGKDSSHNSDIQRQLHQMQSTLKRLEGNRHSRPSARSHLAGSKPVGWHQNNPPPKYPKDDSTVSKGKTPKDKKARPCRHCGSMMHWDRDCKHAKKNSRFVRSHMAQADDDEWEAQEAYEDLCDEAYLDETEYDTEGEESVSEEEQDFHKPLQSLAVSTSSAKPSSGFQEEQHGLEGTTVSQGTNSADQGSKESDSSVSSGYVQPKLPTRKSLNKKLKMASSHTATAKNGEEITLKRSMSRPPGTAFFGSKATIIKGWLQTNNGPKKRITFDSGSEITLINESILKTLDPSPRVRIGQKLKLIQVTGNSSLSQYISLPIIFDTEQGLVKMIVEAYIVPNMNTPFILGTDFASQYQLSLVRNGEGTRIVFGDTGRSIPVEESDSSPRIDQQGNTFMVEVAQGFIKNSEKIKISKKAYKKRLQHRKLPPNTVKVKVYETVTIPAHTIKLIKVKTIWKEGQASGFMDRSFNSHRQEEHLFAITDCLIDRNNPKIQVSNLSEHPLRLQGGEILGYMHDPNEYLAKEKDITKEEKDSIIKYATLVQAMVQRKAEEKPTAQEEELMKLPEGGPKTAEVPDPEPVPSDRFLQEVNFSEHLTPNQRAKLEKVLRKHELAFGLDGRLGTHITQLEIRLRPGTKEISLTPYHASPAKREVIDKQIEEWLKLGVIEPSKSAWGFPVIVVYRNSKPRLCVDYRRLNEVAIPDEYPLPKQTDILHALEGSQWLTTLDALAGFTQLTIKEEDREKLAFRCHNGHWQPTKLLFGYRNGPAEFQRVMNRILSRFLWQFALVYIDDIVIYSVEFEDHCNHLDQVLGAIEEAEITLSPKKCHIGYQSLLLLGQKVSRLGLSTHKEKVDAILELEPPKNVPTLQTFLGMMTYFSSYIPFYSWIVAPLFKLLKKGTAWSWEEKEQQAFELAKEALASAPVMAYPIIGKPYRLYTDACDYGLGGILQQVQSIKIKDLKGTKAYKYLRGEYDKGNPVPRMTIPASKQRDDVTGGDTWDKQDFEETTVQVERVIAYWSRILKEAERNYSPTERKALALKEALVKFQVYLEGAEFVAITDHAALTWSKTYNNVNRRLMTWGLVFSAYPGMQIVHRAGRVHDNADPISRLRRRTPYHTSPLADQSTPLKLNMEEDPLRNLYKEINERFEEKLLRVASAFTQSYKIGNSQKPIKKWIPTPAEAISYQTTTSYSVEISINSEEITRFIEAYKKDSHFKQVMEEFKLHHNPLNPPFHQYQIGDNGLIYFIDSQEKYWLCVPRDLQVDILKENHDNLNQGAHAGYAKTYHRIASVYYWPKMARSILKYVHTCDICQKAGHRRHGPRGFLQPLPIPQQPFEVVSMDFIMDLPPSNNYNAILVIVDKLTKYGHFIPCTTQIDEVQTAQLFHDHIWCHYGLPRQVITDRDARWTGAFWGHLVSMLGIRRALTTAHHPQSNGQTEILNQTTEVAIRVFTNPAKDNWSKLLSGFAHSYNTSVHTSTQQTPAFLLRGFQPLTSADLLALTSENIPRPAQESQTAEEFKESMELAQSLAKDALKVAQNYQQKYYNSDKTHVTFEPGDLVLINPHSLNLLKHQSGKGNKLNMRYEGPFEVMESISPVAYRIRLPASYCIHPIINIAHLESYKASPPEFGSQPTQNIPREDFQQMPEYEVERIVEERTIKKGNKRIRQYKIRWLGYSSEHDRWRTEKELRNAPEVIKEWKQTSGSTIHPNHRKKKEF, from the coding sequence atgcctagacatagtacccctagaagctctgtgcttcctagagacagcatacctacagatagtcccaacaacccttttggacctactaggtactctattgagcaatcctctcctgaggagctagtgattccccaacctatccaaccctatgaatcacccatcaagccacatgcttccatgccagccttggaagaccctcaaacaggacctagtagctcaagaagaaTATCACCCCACtctcataagtcatcatccagacactctccaagattgtctcctttggaatatgaagctagtcaggaagcaaacaagctagctaagccaagttcttctaTAAGGAAACCTTCACCTTTTGGTCATAAAGCTAGCTCAGCTAACTTCCAGAGGATGATACCTGTATTTGGACTCCCTGATATAGAGATGTTGGAACCTTCCTCTAGTAAACCTCAGCCCTCTGAGCCTATGAactctcatgagcttaagagaTCTAAAGGAAAGATTTCTGAAGCCCACATATCTAAGCATAGGGAAACTCAAGCTGCCTTACTGGATCCTAATGATAGGtcttttactaatgacccagcaatccagaagtacctaccctattctccttccactaccttataccctttaaatgaagaatctccaggagaattcaactatcagcctGACTGTACCCAAATGACCTCTTGGTGCAGGAAGAACCCTCAAGCCAATAGTTTTAGGAAAGTCTACAGGCAGCTAGGAAgagtattctatcatgtggagATACCTCCAGCCCATGAGAATCGCTACCCCTCACCTTCTTGTGAGCAATgggcttctcactacttcaaactactagatactgtagtaacCTTTAGACCTACATGTTGCATTACTACCAAGTTAGTtcctgctcaagaaatcaaccatTGGCCTGAATATGGTAAGTTACACATAGACCTGAATAAACTAATCAAGAGAACTGTTCATAGCGTCTATGACATGGAGGAGCTATTGCCCATTCCTGAATGGCCAGAACATGACTGTTTATTCACCTCTCATTCCTTTGAGGTAGTTGCTGTCACTTATAGGGATCAGATGGAGCGTTTCATTCAGAAGCTATATGagatccttggtagacaacttcagactggaccaccttccccagtcatctctgcaggacatctcagtgaggtagaacctggacaagaacaCCTTAGGGATAGGACCCTACAACTCAAGCAAGATATGACCCTTTTAGTGCCCAAAAgttctagagcctcttctgtcactccacaggaggcggctcaagaaaacttactaagGAGTCTTATCAAACCCACTAGTCAAGTTACTATTGCTAGTCCTTTACTTCCAGATCCTCAAGTTTCTCCTCCAACTGTAACCCTGCACACCTCCAGTAGCACTcctccaggacaacctcctagtagtcttcattcatccaaagcctctcttactgttactatgcaaccTAGGTATTTAGGACCTGATAATGGAACCACACTTATTCCCTCAGAACCTTTACCATCACCTCCTAGCTCTATtgctacttcttcctctagatCTATACCCTTAGGAAGAATACCAGAAGAGTCACCCCATGTAACATTACAAGTCCCACCTACCTTAGAAAGGACTGAGAGACTTAGGAGAGAAGCTGCTAGATCTCTAGGACCTAGACCACCTACTCCTAGACCCACTATAGTCCCTTCCACTAGTTCAGAAGAAACCTTACCATCATCACCCAGAGGTAATGCAAGTGTTCCTATTGCCCAACCTTCAGCtatacctcctttcaatatacaagcccttgaagactacatcaacaatctttcagatggaagtatagatggcttaagttcttctgaatcatcaactggaagagaccaagtagccccaGAACTAATAGCCCCAGCTACTCCTGCTGATTCTATTACTTCTGTCTCAAGTGCTGCTACTCATACCATGCAAATTCCAGTAGCGCAGTCTACTCCCAGGATTAGGAGCCAAGTAGaagaggataatgttaggaATATACCTTATAATCCACCTTCAAGCAACGCTGCTagaagagttagccttgcaggcccaagtattcctcttagagatccacctccacatgctGACTTTATGAATcgcagatcttccttgggagcaaatcggcgatcctcaggaagaccagctataccagCTGAATCCTTTACCAGAGTATCTACAATCCCAGAAGAGCGCTCCTCTAGACTAGCTGAAAGTGCTCACAGGAGACCTACCTCctctcctgaatcaagaagaactcctctaagtatccataccaatttaccttacttacaggagcagccagcaccagttactagagaagaagctaatatgagtaggagaggaaacttcttagcccctctactagcacctgtcccacaacttcaagtacctccagcaccacccattgacaggactaggttacctcctcatattgtaggacgtatggtctcctctagaaggtttagtgagctgtttaatgatccacctcctagggatcaacttagagatagactagctcccatagctgaaggaggaggaggaaatgaccCACCATATGATAGCAAGGAGGGAGATTTTGATAACTCTGGTAGAAGAAGGAACAACCCACCTAGAAGAAATGGAGGAGGACCTCCCAACGACCCAGAAGATccaggaaatgaaccatacgctcaagcaaatgcagctagagctagacctttcAATCCAGCTCCTGTACACTTTGATACTAAGCTGAAACCTGACATAATCCCAGAGTGGGATGGAGACACTAAGAAGCTGTTgcgctggatgacatccatcaacaacatagctgagtatagtagctacactagaattcagcttggacagcagATTCCTCTCAGGTTTACAGGAAGAGCTCTTAGATGGTTCAATGCATTAGATAAGGACTATAGGCAAATTATAACTGAAGATTGGCCAGCACTTAGGCAAGCTATCACtatccacttcatgaataggaccttcctgaacagaagcaagaatgaagccatgcgcatcaggttcagggataaagatcattcagaagagaccccagaagactatgtcatcaggaagatggaagctctcactattgtcagtgactggactgactctgaattaatctttgaaatcatgaatggtgctcctaagtcctggaccacgcatatagacacctcaagaatagtcacttgggaagacttccttgacaagattgcatggcatgaggaggaccttttgggaaaagattcttcTCATAACTCTGACATACAGCGTCAACTACACCAGATGCAATCTACTCTCAAGAGACTAGAAGGAAACAGGCACTCTAGGCCAAGTGCACGTTCACACTTAGCAGGATCTAAACCAgtaggatggcatcaaaataatcctccaccaaaataccctaaggatgactctacagtatctaaaggtaaaactcctaaagacaagaaagctagaccttgtagacactgtggaagtatgatgcactgggatagagactgtaagcatgccaagaagaactccagatttgtgcgatcacatatggcacaagcagatgatgatgaatgggaagcccaggaagcttatgaagatctctgtgatgaagcctaccttgatgaaacagaatatgacactgaaggagaagagtctgtttctgaggaagagcaggattttcataagccccttcagtcattagctgtctctacctccagcgctaagcccagctctggattccaggaggaacagcatggtctggaggggaccactgtcagccagggtactaactctgctgaccagggcagtaaggaatctgattcatctgtatcttctggatatgtacaacccaagctccccactaggaagagccttaataagaaactgaaaatggctagtagtcatacagctactgccaagaatggagaagaaatcactctcaagcgatcaatgtcaagaccaccaggaactgcTTTCTTTGGATCTAAAGCCACCATTATCAAAGGTTGGCTTCAGACAAATAATGGACCTAAGAAGCGCAtcacctttgactcaggatcagagatcactctcattaatgagtcaatacttaaaactctagacccatcacctagagtgcgtattggacaaaaactcaagttaattcaagttactgggaatagcagcttatcacagtatatttcccttcctatcatctttgatactgaacaaggattagttaaaatgattgtagaagcctacatAGTTCCTAACATGAACACACCTTTTATCTTAGGAACAGACTTTGCATCTCAGTATCAACTGTCATTAGTTAGGAATGGAGAAggaacaaggatagtttttggggatacaggacgttctattcctgtggaagaatcagattccagcccaagaattgaccaacaaggtaatacctttatggttgaagttgcgcaaggattcatcaagaattctgagaaaatcaagatctctaagaaagcctacaagaagcgactccaacataggaaattacctcccaatactgtcaaagtaaaagtctatgagacagttaccatcccagcgcataccatcaagctcatcaaagtcaagacaatatggaaggaaggtcaagcctctggatttatggacagatctttcaattcccatcgacaagaagaacatctgtttgcaataacagactgcctgatagataggaacaatcctaagattcaggtttctaacctatcagaacatcctttaagattgcaaggaggagagattcttggatatatgcatgatcccaacgaataccttgcaaaggaaaaggacattactaaggaagaaaaagacagcattATCAAGTATGCTACCTTAGTACAAGCCATGGTGCAGAGGAAAGCTGAAGAAAAGCCTACTGcacaagaagaggaattaatgAAGTTGCCGGAAGGAGGACCCAAGACTGCTGAAGTACCTGACCCAGAACCTGTCCCTTCAGATAGATTCCTTCAAGAAGTTAATTTCTCAGAACATCTCACTCCTAATCAAAGGGCTAAACTAGAAAAAGTCTTGCGCAAGCATGAGTTAGCCTTTGGATTAGATGGTAGACTTGGTACTCATATCACTCAACTGGAAATTAGACTAAggccaggaactaaagaaatatctctaaccccttaccatgcttctccagctaaaagagaagtcattgacaagcagattgaggaatggcttaaacttggagtcattgagccatccaagagtgcttggggatttCCTGTTATAGTAGTCTATCGCAACAGTAAACCCAGACTATGTGTGGATTACAGACGTCTCAATGAAGTAGCTATACCAGATGAgtatcccttaccaaaaCAAACTGACATCTTGCATGCCTTGGAAGGATCTCAATGGCTTACTACCTTAGATGCGCTAGCTGGTTTCACTCAGCTAACCATTAAGGAggaagacagagagaaacttgctttcagatgtcacaacggccattggcaacctaccaaactactctttggatatagaaatggaccagcagagttccagcgtgtcatgaataggatactTTCCAGATTTCTATGGCAATTTGCcctagtatatattgatgacatagtgatctatagtgttgagtttgaagaccattgcaatcacttagatcaagtcttaggagctattgaagaagctgaaatcaccctatctccaaagaaatgtcacattggataccaatcactaCTATTGCTAGGACAGAAGGTATCAAGATTAGGTCTATCAACCCATAAGGAAAAAGTTGACGCTATCTTAGAGTTGGAACCCCCTAAAAATGTTCCTACCTTACAAACTTTCctagggatgatgacttatttctctagctatattcccttctactcatggattgtagcgcctttgttcaagcttctcaagaaaggaacagcttggtcttgggaggaaaaggaacaacagGCGTTTGAACTTGCTAAAGAGGCCCTTGCATCTGCCCCAGTAATGGCTTATcctattattggaaaaccatacagattatatacagatgcatgcgactatggccttggaggaatattacagcaagtccaatccatcaagataAAAGACCTAAAGGGGACaaaggcatacaagtacttaaggggggaatatgacaaaggaaacccagttcccagaatgacaattcctgcttccaagcagagagacgacgtgactgggggggatacatgggataagcaagactttgaagaaacaactgtacaagtggagcgagtcattgcttattggtcaaggattctaaaagaagcagaaagaaactactccccaacagagcgcaaagcattagccctcaaggaagcacttgtgaaatttcaggtatacttggaaggagctgaatttgttgctatcacagatcacgccgctctcacttggagcaagacttacaataatgtcaacagaagactcatgacatggggcctagtattctcagcctacccaggaatgcagattgtgcaccgcgcaggaagagtacatgacaatgcagatcctatctcaagacttaggaggagaACCCCATATCATACCAGCCCTCTGGCAGATCAATCAactccactcaagctcaacatggaggaagacccattaagaaacctctacaaggagataaatgaacgttttgaagagaaacttcttagagttgcaagcgcattcacccagagttacaaaattggaaatagccagaagcccatcaagaagtggatacccacaccggcagaagctatatcttatcaaacaactacctcatactctgtggaaatatcaataaactcagaagaaatcacaaggttcatagaagcatacaagaaggactcccATTTCAAGCAAGTgatggaagagttcaagttgcaccacaatccactcaatccacccttccatcaataccagataggagataatggattgatctactttatagattcccaggaaaagtattggctatgtgtacctagggatctacaagtagatattttgaaggaaaatcatgataacctcaatcaaggagcacatgccggttatgctaagacatatcatcgaattgcttctgtttactattggcctaaAATGGCTAGAAGCATTCTGAAGTATGTACACACTTGTGATATCTGTCAGAAAGCAGGACATCGACggcatggacccagaggattccttcaacctttacctattccacagcaaccctttgaagtagtatcaatggacttcatcatggatcttccaccaagtaacaactacaacgctatcctagttattgtggacaaactaactaagtatggacatttcatcccatgtactactcagatagatgaagtacaaacagcgcaactgttccatgatcacatatggtgtcactatggtttacctcggcaagtaatcactgatagagatgctagatggacaggagccttttggggtcacttagttagtatgttaggaattcggcgagcactcaccactgcacatcatcctcagagcaatggacaaacagaaataCTTAATCAAACTACAGAAGTAGCAATTAGAGTATTCACTAACCCAGCTAAGGACAATTGGAGTAAGCTTCTATCAGGATTTGCGCACTCATACAACACAAGTGTGCACACATCCACACAACAGACACCAGCCTTTCTACTCCGCGGATTCCAGCCTCTAACATCAGCTGACTTACTGGCTCTCACTTCTGAGAACATTCCAAGACCAGCCCAAGAGAGTCAAACAGCTGAAGAATTCAAAGAATCCATGGAATTAGCACAATCATTAGCTAAGGACGCTCTCAAAGTAGCTCAGAATTATCAACAGAAATACtataattctgacaagacacatgttacctttgagccaggagatttagtcttaatcaatccccattccttaaacttactcaaacatcagtcagggaaagggaataagctaaatatgcgttatgaaggaccatttgaagtcatggaaagcatatcaccagtagcatataggataagattacctgctagctattgcatacacccaatcattaacatagcacacttggaatcttacaaggcatcacccccagagtttggaagccaacccactcagaatatacctagagaagacttccaacagatgcctgaatatgaggtggaaaggatagtagaagaaaggacaataaagaaaggcaacaagagAATTAGGCAGTACAAAATCCGTTGGCTTGGGTACAGCTCAGAACATGATAGATGGAGGACAGAGAAAGAATTAAGGAATGCTCCAGAAGTAATCAAAGAATGGAAGcaaacctctggctccactatccatcccaatcacaggaagaagaaggagttctaa